One genomic window of Salvia miltiorrhiza cultivar Shanhuang (shh) chromosome 4, IMPLAD_Smil_shh, whole genome shotgun sequence includes the following:
- the LOC131020477 gene encoding NDR1/HIN1-like protein 1, whose product MSEKVCDHHESGRRKMARRCGAALLSFIFIFLLIILLVWAILQPKKPRFTLQDATIFNLNISAPNVISTTVQVTVNSRNPNPRIGVYYDRLDVYATYRSQQISYYTVIPPVYQGHKDVNVWSPFLYGNNVPVAPYNGIALAQDQAAGAINLLIKINGRVRWKVGSFISGRYHLHVACAAYIPISNSKNTGIVIGNAVKYQLSQTCTVNV is encoded by the coding sequence ATGTCGGAGAAAGTATGCGACCACCACGAGAGCGGGCGCCGCAAGATGGCGCGGCGGTGCGGCGCCGCCCTGCTGAGCTTCATCTTCATATTCCTCCTGATCATCCTGCTGGTGTGGGCCATCCTCCAGCCAAAGAAGCCGCGCTTCACCCTCCAAGACGCCACCATCTTCAACCTCAACATCTCGGCCCCCAACGTCATCTCCACCACCGTCCAGGTCACCGTGAACTCCCGCAACCCGAACCCCCGCATCGGCGTCTACTACGACCGGCTGGACGTGTACGCCACCTACCGCAGCCAGCAGATCAGCTACTACACGGTGATCCCCCCCGTCTACCAGGGCCACAAGGACGTCAACGTCTGGTCCCCTTTCCTCTACGGCAACAACGTCCCCGTCGCCCCTTACAACGGCATCGCCCTCGCCCAGGACCAGGCCGCCGGCGCCATCAACCTCCTCATCAAGATCAACGGCCGCGTCCGCTGGAAGGTCGGCTCCTTCATCTCCGGCCGCTACCACCTCCACGTCGCCTGCGCCGCCTATATCCCCATCTCTAACAGCAAGAACACCGGCATCGTCATCGGCAATGCAGTTAAGTATCAGCTTTCCCAGACTTGTACCGTCAAcgtttga